TACCGTGGTCTTCTCCATATATGCGTCATAACCCATGGATTTGTACTTAGACCTGGCTTCTATCGCCCTCTGCTCCGAACGGAACGCTCCTATCTGTACGGTGAACTTTCCTGTTTTCTTTTTAACGGGAGCGCTGATGGCTATAGGTTTCGCAGCTTTAGTTGCAGTAGTTTCCGCCTGCGTTTCCTTAATTATAATCTGACTCTCAGTTGTTTCGGTTTTTACGGCAGCTTCTTTTTCGCCCTCTTTTCCGCAACCGGCGAGATTAACGCTAAATAATAAAATGAAAATTATGGAACGATTCAATCTTTCTCCCTTCTGTTCTAATCGGAAGTTCTGCGTAAACATTAAGGAACGTGAGTCGGAATTACAATAGAATTTTCATTTTTAATCATTCGTCATTGCGAGAAACGTAGTGACGAAGCAATCTCAACATTGAGATAACAGGAAAAATCGAGATTTCCGCGTCGTCTTTCGGACTCCTCGTAAAAACAGAAATGTACAAATTAGAATGCAAGTCTCCTCCCTGGAGGGAGGTGTCACGGAGTGACAGAGGGTGTGATTCTGAAATTCAATCAAATATTTTCGTTACTTTACGGTCACACCCCTCGTCCGGCAGCTGCCGGACACTCCCCTCAAGAGGAGAGGAAC
This Candidatus Neomarinimicrobiota bacterium DNA region includes the following protein-coding sequences:
- a CDS encoding SPOR domain-containing protein, coding for MNRSIIFILLFSVNLAGCGKEGEKEAAVKTETTESQIIIKETQAETTATKAAKPIAISAPVKKKTGKFTVQIGAFRSEQRAIEARSKYKSMGYDAYMEKTTVGGKEKAWYRVRIGRFQRIREAEKVSRELNARGNIKAWVDRIRG